A DNA window from Sphingopyxis macrogoltabida contains the following coding sequences:
- a CDS encoding alpha/beta fold hydrolase, with amino-acid sequence MADRLKRSVFVSADGVRLVGDRGGAADAPCVVLLHGGGQTRHSWSRAVDSLIGAGLQVINFDARGHGDSDWSPSGSYALSDRAADLRAVVADLGVPFVLVGASLGGATAIQAVHEGLRPAGVVLVDIVPEPDPRGIERIVGFMHGHRGGFASIDEAAAAVAAYNPQRARPNDTSGLMKNLRPRDDGRLYWHWDPRILDTAPTTHHIVVERATETLGALIDIPVLLVRGLSSDVVSEAGIAAFRRQVPRLEILDVQGAGHMVAGDRNDAFNDGVIAFAKRLLVPAA; translated from the coding sequence ATGGCAGATCGTCTGAAGCGCAGCGTTTTCGTATCGGCCGACGGCGTCAGGCTGGTCGGCGATCGGGGCGGGGCCGCCGATGCGCCGTGCGTCGTGTTGTTGCACGGCGGCGGGCAGACGCGGCACAGTTGGAGCCGCGCGGTCGACAGTCTGATCGGGGCGGGGTTGCAGGTGATCAACTTCGACGCGCGCGGGCATGGTGACAGCGATTGGTCGCCGAGCGGCTCTTATGCATTGAGCGACCGGGCTGCCGATCTTCGCGCGGTGGTCGCGGACCTTGGCGTGCCGTTCGTGCTCGTCGGCGCATCGCTTGGCGGCGCGACCGCGATCCAGGCGGTGCACGAGGGATTGCGGCCGGCGGGGGTGGTGCTCGTCGATATCGTGCCCGAGCCCGATCCGCGCGGGATCGAACGCATCGTCGGTTTCATGCACGGGCACCGCGGCGGCTTTGCGAGTATCGACGAGGCGGCGGCGGCGGTCGCGGCCTATAATCCCCAACGCGCGCGGCCGAACGACACGAGCGGGCTGATGAAGAATCTGCGTCCGCGCGACGACGGGCGCCTCTATTGGCACTGGGATCCGCGCATCCTCGATACCGCGCCGACGACGCATCATATTGTCGTCGAACGCGCGACCGAGACATTGGGCGCATTGATCGACATCCCGGTCCTGCTGGTCCGCGGCCTGTCGAGCGACGTGGTGAGCGAGGCGGGGATCGCCGCCTTTCGGCGACAGGTGCCGCGTCTCGAAATTCTCGACGTGCAGGGCGCCGGGCACATGGTCGCGGGCGATCGCAACGATGCCTTTAATGACGGCGTGATTGCCTTTGCGAAGCGGCTGCTCGTGCCTGCGGCCTGA
- a CDS encoding TonB-dependent receptor has product MDRTFSRPAIRYASLASVIALAAVAAPVSAQDDPAAQAPADEATTGSMADSEIIVTARRRDERLIDAPVAITALGGAALDNYAVTEFNDIAQLVPTMVAGKAASGSSASIFLRGVGSTALSAGFDQSVSFVVDGMPMSRGREIGLSQYDVQRVEVLKGPQALFFGKNATAGLISVTTNNPRDVFEAGLKLGYGFEAKEKYGEGYISGPLAEGLRARLAFRISDSEGAFTNTAAETYIDPFGLERHRNSKNRGYGRTYSGRATIEWDATDNLTFQVKTGYTDQKDGGPTDIIERICGGGRTVPFAANGIPPSPNADCVINGRSDSSTIPVEVAGLDYRYAGDGRMYSRLKSGFGILTATLTSDVFDVTSITSYYRFKQTDLNNVSGEAYPATFSQLADYRQTSEELRFQSKWDGPVNVLFGLFASSNKFIFNTDAYIFPLPAVAAGTTYVTFKRDNGFKGSSMSAFGEVTANLSDAIELAAGARYSYESRDSFQQSLAANPAFGAAFPGGLRLDDRYRESDVSPQVTLRYKPSRDLTFYAAYKEGFKSGGFNISQTLTPAATVAAGEFGAERARGGEVGARAILMGGALSLNATAYYYDYLDLQVQNFDPVTIGQVVANAGTLRVKGIEGDFNWRLGGFSLRGAAAFNDATYKDYVGQCYGGQTIAQGCNLLAPAPGAAFTSQDYDGLTPPKAPRFAGRLGASYEVELSGSGLRLEASGDMSYSSKYNFSDTLRPDAIQPSFTKFDASLRLKGPEDRWTLALIGRNLSNKYVVTGGSEIPFTGGTGTGTAGPGVLSDLSAFVDNPREFYIEASVKF; this is encoded by the coding sequence ATGGATCGCACATTTTCGCGTCCTGCAATTCGCTACGCTAGCCTGGCATCGGTTATCGCGCTCGCGGCGGTCGCCGCACCGGTTTCTGCCCAGGACGATCCGGCTGCTCAGGCGCCGGCTGACGAAGCGACGACCGGCAGCATGGCCGACAGCGAAATCATCGTCACCGCCCGCCGCCGCGACGAGCGTCTGATCGACGCGCCCGTGGCGATCACCGCGCTCGGCGGCGCCGCGCTCGACAATTATGCGGTCACCGAATTCAACGATATTGCGCAGCTCGTGCCGACGATGGTGGCAGGCAAGGCGGCGTCGGGGTCGTCGGCAAGCATCTTCCTGCGCGGCGTCGGATCGACCGCGCTCAGCGCCGGTTTCGACCAGTCGGTGTCCTTCGTCGTCGACGGCATGCCGATGAGCCGTGGCCGCGAGATCGGGCTCAGCCAGTATGACGTCCAGCGCGTCGAGGTGCTCAAAGGGCCGCAGGCGCTGTTCTTCGGCAAGAATGCCACCGCCGGCCTGATCTCGGTCACCACGAACAACCCGCGCGACGTGTTCGAGGCTGGGCTCAAGCTCGGCTACGGCTTCGAGGCGAAAGAGAAATATGGCGAGGGCTATATTTCGGGCCCGCTCGCCGAAGGGCTGCGCGCACGGCTGGCCTTCCGCATTTCGGACAGCGAGGGCGCCTTCACCAACACGGCGGCCGAAACCTATATCGATCCGTTCGGCCTCGAACGTCACCGCAACAGCAAGAATCGCGGCTATGGGCGGACCTACAGCGGCCGCGCGACGATCGAATGGGACGCGACCGACAATCTGACCTTCCAGGTCAAGACCGGCTATACCGACCAGAAGGATGGCGGTCCGACCGACATCATCGAACGCATCTGCGGCGGCGGGCGTACCGTGCCTTTCGCGGCGAACGGCATCCCGCCGAGCCCCAACGCCGATTGCGTCATCAACGGCCGGTCGGACAGCTCGACGATCCCGGTCGAGGTTGCGGGGCTCGATTACCGCTACGCCGGCGACGGGCGCATGTATTCGCGGCTGAAATCGGGCTTCGGCATCCTGACCGCGACGCTGACCAGCGACGTGTTCGACGTGACCTCGATCACCTCATACTACCGGTTCAAGCAGACCGACCTCAACAATGTGTCGGGCGAGGCTTACCCGGCGACCTTCTCGCAGCTTGCCGATTATCGCCAGACATCGGAGGAGCTGCGCTTCCAGTCGAAATGGGACGGGCCGGTCAATGTGCTGTTCGGGCTGTTCGCGTCGAGCAACAAGTTCATCTTCAATACCGACGCCTATATCTTCCCGCTGCCGGCGGTCGCGGCGGGCACGACCTATGTGACCTTCAAGCGCGACAATGGTTTCAAGGGCAGTTCGATGTCGGCGTTCGGCGAAGTGACCGCGAACCTGTCCGATGCGATCGAACTCGCGGCGGGCGCGCGCTACAGCTATGAATCGCGCGACAGCTTCCAGCAGTCGCTCGCCGCCAATCCGGCCTTTGGCGCCGCCTTCCCGGGCGGCCTGCGGCTCGATGACCGGTACCGCGAGTCCGACGTGTCGCCGCAGGTAACGCTGCGCTACAAGCCGTCGCGCGACCTGACCTTTTATGCCGCCTATAAGGAAGGCTTCAAATCGGGCGGGTTCAATATCTCGCAGACGCTGACCCCCGCCGCAACGGTCGCGGCCGGCGAGTTCGGCGCGGAGCGCGCCCGCGGCGGCGAGGTCGGTGCCCGCGCGATCCTGATGGGCGGCGCACTGTCGCTCAACGCCACCGCTTATTATTACGACTATCTCGACCTGCAGGTGCAGAATTTCGATCCGGTCACCATCGGCCAGGTCGTGGCGAACGCCGGCACGCTGCGCGTCAAGGGTATCGAGGGCGATTTCAACTGGCGCTTGGGCGGCTTCTCGCTGCGCGGCGCGGCGGCGTTCAACGATGCAACCTACAAGGATTATGTCGGCCAATGCTATGGCGGCCAGACGATTGCGCAAGGGTGTAACTTGCTCGCGCCGGCGCCCGGGGCCGCTTTCACCAGCCAGGATTATGACGGACTGACCCCGCCCAAGGCGCCGCGCTTCGCCGGCCGTCTCGGCGCAAGCTATGAGGTCGAGCTGTCGGGATCGGGCCTGCGGCTCGAGGCGAGCGGCGACATGAGCTATTCGTCCAAATATAATTTCTCGGACACGCTACGCCCCGACGCAATCCAGCCGAGTTTCACCAAGTTCGATGCGTCGTTGCGGCTGAAAGGCCCCGAGGATCGTTGGACCCTCGCGCTGATCGGGCGTAACCTCAGCAACAAATATGTCGTGACCGGCGGTTCGGAAATCCCGTTCACCGGGGGGACCGGCACCGGCACCGCAGGACCGGGCGTGCTCAGCGATCTGTCGGCCTTCGTCGACAATCCGCGCGAATTCTACATCGAAGCATCCGTGAAATTCTGA
- a CDS encoding lipase family protein gives MSGTTWSPAPRKRAGLMLLALLATTVPAAAKPSDVGDGGVPSFYRWSGALPNEAGVVLAEELLPDEFSVATAGKAVRILYTARDGITDKGVVPVSAALFLPRGAPPEGGWPVMAWAHGTTGIADICAPSARPRGERDSRYIASWLDAGFAVVASDYQGLGTPGIHPYSNYRASSYSLLDSARAIIGGRYGAANAVVLVGQSQGAGTVVAAAGYAPSYAPDLQVRGVVATGAPNLSREAIESGLASSATDVMVTGAYAMIGYELTRTHADLDADAVFTEQGREIEAMVGSACLPDLMKAAAARNLDPSKAFRPGMLKRLWDTDVDLRSFPTLDLAPPVFFGIGAADTAALPMTTLALVNDLCSRGNVVEAHIYRDKDHSGVVNAAAPDAIVFAKAVLEGRPLAATCKP, from the coding sequence ATGTCCGGAACGACATGGAGCCCGGCACCGCGCAAGCGGGCCGGGCTCATGCTATTGGCGTTGTTGGCCACGACGGTTCCGGCAGCGGCCAAGCCATCCGATGTCGGCGACGGCGGTGTGCCGTCCTTCTATCGCTGGTCCGGCGCTTTGCCGAACGAAGCGGGCGTGGTGCTGGCTGAAGAGCTTTTGCCGGACGAATTTTCGGTCGCGACGGCGGGGAAGGCCGTGCGCATCCTCTACACCGCCCGCGACGGGATCACCGACAAGGGCGTGGTGCCGGTGTCGGCGGCACTGTTCCTGCCGCGCGGGGCACCGCCGGAAGGCGGTTGGCCGGTGATGGCGTGGGCGCACGGCACGACCGGCATCGCCGATATCTGCGCGCCGTCGGCGCGTCCGCGCGGCGAACGCGACAGCCGCTATATCGCAAGCTGGCTCGACGCCGGTTTCGCGGTGGTGGCGAGCGACTATCAGGGGCTCGGCACGCCCGGCATCCATCCCTATTCCAATTATCGTGCGAGTTCGTACAGCCTGCTCGACAGCGCGCGGGCGATCATCGGGGGCCGTTATGGCGCTGCCAATGCCGTCGTCCTCGTCGGGCAATCGCAGGGCGCCGGGACCGTTGTCGCCGCCGCCGGCTATGCGCCGTCCTATGCGCCCGATTTGCAGGTCCGTGGCGTCGTCGCGACGGGCGCGCCCAACCTGTCGCGCGAGGCGATCGAGAGCGGGCTCGCGTCGAGCGCGACCGACGTCATGGTCACCGGCGCCTATGCCATGATCGGCTACGAACTCACGCGCACCCATGCCGATCTCGACGCCGATGCGGTGTTCACCGAGCAGGGGCGCGAGATCGAGGCGATGGTCGGATCGGCGTGCCTGCCCGACCTGATGAAGGCCGCCGCCGCGCGCAATCTCGACCCGTCGAAGGCCTTCCGTCCGGGGATGCTGAAGCGCCTCTGGGATACCGACGTCGATCTGCGTTCCTTTCCGACGCTCGACCTTGCGCCGCCGGTCTTTTTCGGGATCGGCGCGGCGGATACCGCGGCGCTGCCGATGACGACGCTGGCACTGGTCAATGACCTTTGCAGCCGCGGCAATGTCGTCGAGGCGCACATCTACCGGGACAAGGATCATTCGGGCGTGGTCAATGCCGCGGCGCCTGACGCCATTGTCTTTGCCAAGGCCGTGCTCGAAGGGCGGCCGCTCGCGGCGACCTGCAAGCCGTAG
- a CDS encoding MFS transporter, whose amino-acid sequence MTETAWPSLRRAWYVAGLLCLIAALSYLDRYIIALLADPIIRDMGIDATAIGLLIGLGFGLLYALSGVPVAYLIDRGTRVRIVGIGVIVWSLSTVASGFAPNFEILLATRAGVAIGEAVLVPATVSIVADLFPPEKRALPIGLFMAVSTLMASGAFLIGAWAFELATILSPDLGLSPWRLTLVIVGVPGLLLGPLWLISVAEPQRIEEPGQADQTSVAVAFAYLGRHWRFYLPFYLSFGVSALASYSFIAWTATMLTRSYGQSVAQAGAIFGLVGVIAAAVAAIFWPAISAWVLKRGRAELAVLALAIGLGIGHAAVAAFLLASDIDGAIALIAVATFGYGAAGGLAVLIIQHIAPPRMRAKITSLYVLVGNLVGLTCGPALSAWLSDAVFTGSDALRQSLSVLALIMLPLTVGLILLATTAYRRVADEGRR is encoded by the coding sequence ATGACGGAGACCGCATGGCCGTCGCTCCGCCGCGCCTGGTATGTCGCGGGGCTGCTCTGCCTGATCGCGGCGCTCTCTTATCTCGACCGCTATATCATCGCGCTGCTCGCCGATCCGATCATCAGGGATATGGGCATCGATGCGACCGCGATCGGCCTGCTTATCGGGCTCGGCTTCGGATTGCTCTACGCGCTGTCGGGCGTGCCCGTCGCGTACCTCATCGACCGCGGCACGCGCGTGCGGATCGTCGGCATCGGCGTCATCGTCTGGAGCCTCTCGACGGTCGCCTCGGGCTTCGCGCCTAATTTCGAGATATTGCTGGCAACGCGCGCCGGCGTGGCGATCGGCGAAGCAGTGCTGGTGCCCGCAACGGTCTCGATCGTCGCCGACTTGTTTCCGCCCGAAAAGCGCGCGCTACCGATCGGACTGTTCATGGCGGTGTCGACCCTGATGGCGTCGGGCGCTTTCCTGATCGGTGCCTGGGCTTTCGAGCTGGCGACAATCCTGTCTCCCGACCTCGGGCTCAGCCCGTGGCGCCTGACGCTCGTCATCGTCGGCGTGCCGGGGCTACTCCTCGGCCCGCTCTGGCTGATCAGCGTCGCCGAGCCCCAGCGCATCGAAGAACCGGGTCAGGCCGACCAGACGAGTGTCGCGGTCGCCTTTGCCTATCTCGGCCGCCATTGGCGCTTCTATCTTCCCTTCTATCTGAGCTTCGGAGTCTCGGCGCTCGCGAGCTACAGCTTCATCGCCTGGACCGCGACGATGCTGACGCGCAGCTATGGCCAGAGCGTCGCCCAGGCCGGTGCGATCTTCGGGCTGGTGGGCGTGATCGCAGCGGCCGTCGCCGCCATTTTCTGGCCAGCCATAAGCGCCTGGGTGCTGAAGCGCGGCCGCGCCGAGTTGGCAGTGCTCGCGCTCGCTATCGGCCTCGGCATCGGTCACGCCGCGGTCGCCGCGTTCCTGCTCGCGAGCGATATCGACGGCGCGATCGCGCTCATTGCCGTCGCGACCTTCGGCTATGGCGCGGCGGGCGGGCTCGCCGTGCTGATCATCCAGCACATCGCCCCGCCGCGCATGCGCGCGAAGATCACGTCGCTTTATGTACTCGTCGGCAATCTGGTCGGCCTGACTTGCGGCCCGGCACTGTCGGCGTGGCTGTCCGATGCGGTGTTCACCGGCAGCGACGCGCTGCGCCAGAGCCTGTCGGTTCTGGCGCTGATCATGCTGCCGCTCACCGTCGGGCTGATCCTGCTCGCCACGACGGCGTACCGGCGTGTCGCCGACGAGGGGCGGCGCTGA
- a CDS encoding molybdopterin-containing oxidoreductase family protein, producing MAFTTTPGADGDHITYCRVCEALCGMVATVADGKIVKVRPDRDNPHSRGHICVKGPALAEVTYDPDRVTTPLKRVGGPGEFEPVGWDEALNDIAARLSASIDRHGSQSFAMNTGNPPSMGWPSSMGNYLFSRAMDCTKLFTPSSEDITSVVLATELIFGTHGFVFPDLAQCDHLLIFGSNPLVSHGSLLIAPRFKEDLVEIAERGRVIVVDPRRSETARKFEHVSIIPAGDVWLLGAMVQTVLAEGLADMDFVERHCTGFAELKAAIDWITPELAAPRCGIDADEIRTLARDFVAAPRAAAMGRIGICRASYSTLTNYFLHLLNVLGGKFHKPGGVGWGHGGTATEAQSTGPGHARHKRHSSRVSGQASVWGTQSSLTFLEEMTTPGEGQIRTLLTVGANPVLSMPGGPRLPEGFALLDMMVSVDLYMTETSRHAHYILPATTALEREDINQFFMNHMVRPFAQYVPAVVPPTGQARGEYEILRDLAARMGRDGAFGNMTPFEMADGALQAGIEGQDGLSLAKLKANPHGVMIERGRWAFDFEKRIGHPDGKIHLWDDIAGDEVARLRAEPDPDPNMLRLINLRKLRSINSWMHNVDKLVRSDSPALLINPVDAAARGIDDGMAVKISTQWGTIEVVAEVTDEVRQGCVAYPHGWGHRGGWQGANAQPGRNLNEITPSTPDQAEQVSGMSWLEGFPVEICAA from the coding sequence ATGGCCTTCACCACCACCCCCGGCGCCGATGGCGACCACATCACTTACTGCCGTGTCTGCGAGGCGCTGTGCGGCATGGTCGCGACGGTCGCGGACGGCAAGATCGTCAAGGTCCGCCCCGACCGCGACAATCCCCATTCGCGCGGCCACATCTGCGTCAAGGGACCCGCGCTCGCCGAGGTTACCTATGATCCCGACCGCGTCACGACGCCGCTCAAACGCGTCGGCGGCCCCGGCGAGTTCGAACCCGTCGGCTGGGACGAAGCGCTGAACGACATCGCCGCGCGCCTATCGGCCTCGATCGACCGGCATGGCAGCCAGAGCTTCGCGATGAACACCGGCAACCCGCCGAGCATGGGCTGGCCCAGCTCGATGGGCAATTATCTGTTCAGCCGCGCGATGGACTGCACCAAGCTGTTCACCCCGTCGTCGGAGGACATCACGTCGGTCGTGCTGGCCACCGAACTGATCTTCGGCACCCACGGCTTCGTCTTCCCCGACCTCGCCCAATGCGACCATCTGCTGATCTTCGGGTCGAACCCGCTGGTCAGTCACGGCTCGCTCCTCATCGCGCCGCGCTTCAAGGAGGATCTGGTCGAGATCGCCGAGCGCGGCCGTGTCATCGTCGTCGATCCGCGCCGCAGCGAAACCGCGCGCAAGTTCGAACATGTCTCGATCATCCCCGCCGGCGACGTCTGGCTGCTCGGCGCGATGGTGCAGACCGTGCTTGCCGAAGGGCTGGCCGACATGGACTTTGTCGAACGCCATTGCACCGGTTTTGCCGAGCTCAAGGCCGCGATCGACTGGATCACCCCCGAACTCGCCGCGCCGCGCTGCGGCATCGATGCCGACGAAATCCGCACGCTAGCGCGCGATTTCGTCGCCGCGCCGCGCGCCGCCGCGATGGGGCGCATCGGCATCTGCCGCGCGAGTTACTCGACGCTGACCAACTATTTCCTGCACCTGCTCAACGTCCTCGGCGGCAAGTTCCACAAGCCCGGCGGCGTCGGTTGGGGGCATGGCGGCACTGCGACCGAGGCGCAATCGACCGGGCCAGGGCACGCGCGCCACAAACGTCACAGCTCGCGCGTCAGCGGCCAGGCCTCGGTCTGGGGCACCCAGTCGAGCCTGACCTTCCTCGAGGAAATGACGACGCCCGGCGAAGGCCAGATCAGGACGCTGCTGACCGTTGGCGCCAATCCCGTGCTGTCGATGCCCGGCGGCCCGCGTCTGCCCGAGGGCTTCGCTTTGCTCGACATGATGGTTTCGGTCGATCTCTACATGACCGAAACCTCGCGCCACGCGCACTATATCCTGCCCGCGACCACCGCGCTTGAGCGCGAGGATATCAACCAGTTCTTCATGAACCACATGGTCCGCCCCTTCGCCCAATATGTCCCCGCGGTGGTCCCGCCGACCGGGCAGGCGCGCGGCGAATATGAAATTTTGCGCGACCTCGCCGCGCGCATGGGCCGCGACGGCGCCTTCGGCAATATGACGCCGTTCGAGATGGCCGACGGCGCGCTGCAAGCGGGAATCGAGGGTCAGGACGGACTGTCGCTTGCCAAGCTGAAGGCCAACCCGCACGGCGTGATGATCGAACGCGGCCGCTGGGCCTTCGACTTCGAAAAGCGCATCGGCCACCCCGACGGCAAGATCCACTTGTGGGACGATATCGCGGGCGACGAGGTCGCGCGGCTCCGCGCCGAACCCGATCCCGACCCCAATATGCTGCGCCTGATCAACCTGCGCAAATTGCGCTCGATCAACAGCTGGATGCATAATGTCGACAAGCTCGTCCGCTCGGACTCGCCCGCGCTGCTGATCAACCCGGTCGACGCTGCCGCACGCGGCATCGACGACGGCATGGCGGTGAAGATCTCGACGCAGTGGGGCACGATCGAGGTCGTTGCCGAGGTCACCGACGAGGTCCGCCAAGGCTGCGTCGCCTATCCGCACGGCTGGGGTCATCGCGGCGGCTGGCAGGGTGCCAACGCACAGCCCGGCCGCAACCTCAACGAAATCACCCCCTCCACCCCCGATCAGGCCGAGCAGGTGTCGGGCATGAGCTGGCTCGAAGGCTTTCCGGTCGAGATTTGCGCGGCATGA
- a CDS encoding arylsulfatase, which yields MRNYRFFNMASACAIAAAAALPASAAPGDQPKIGKTFADSAPGKITRTVAPAGAPNVLVWVIDDMGFGQLGSYGGLVETPNIDRVAQRGLRYTNYHTTPICSASRAALLTGRNSHRVHIGGHSAIAVGFPGQDALVPRSAGTVAENLRQSGYLTYAIGKWDHLPQADASAVGPFTYWPSGQGFDRYYGFLAFDADNFDPTLWSDHDPVALSPRADYHLSADMADRAIGWIGARDATDPKRPFMMYWATGAVHAPHHAPQRWLDHYKGRFDAGWDVAAQQVLDRQKALGLVPADMALPPLPAGVKHWAELSRDEQRMFARQMEAFAAQLSHADEQFGRILDALEARGELDNTVVLITADNGASAEGAPQGTFSEHYFANAYFATLAENLRHYDDWGGPSTYPHYANGWAVAGNTPFRYYKQTAYEGGTRVPLIVSWPGGIAARGELRGQYQHVTDITPTILDAAGIAPAVMVNGQRQMAFDGVSMKYSFAAPAAPTRHATQYYEMYGNRAIYANGWKAVVPHRLDVWDFMNKPTFSDDKWELYNVAADPGEQRNVAAANPRKLAEMKALFDREAKANNVYPLTNTSDAWGYVRKIMAADMARRGYLWTYTGATARIPEALAPPVPSTSFTIEAALDLDADANGTIAAIGGRHGGFALHVRKGRPVFTYRSLDMKLSEVAADRVLRRGAANLLLRFERRGESEALVHILADGAEVASGTIKGALPRLSFSPTETFDLGQDSGSGPLEGGRTAGALDGRIRTVNIRITPPRAQ from the coding sequence ATGAGGAACTACCGCTTTTTCAACATGGCGAGCGCCTGCGCGATCGCAGCGGCGGCGGCCTTGCCGGCATCGGCGGCACCCGGCGACCAGCCCAAAATCGGCAAGACCTTCGCCGATTCGGCACCCGGAAAAATCACCCGCACCGTCGCCCCCGCGGGCGCCCCCAATGTCCTCGTCTGGGTGATCGACGACATGGGCTTCGGCCAGCTCGGCAGCTATGGCGGCCTCGTCGAAACCCCGAACATCGACCGCGTCGCGCAGCGGGGCCTGCGCTACACCAATTACCATACTACCCCCATCTGCTCGGCCAGCCGCGCCGCGCTGCTCACCGGGCGCAATTCGCACCGGGTCCATATCGGCGGCCATTCGGCGATCGCGGTTGGCTTTCCGGGGCAGGACGCGCTCGTTCCGCGGAGCGCCGGCACCGTCGCCGAGAATCTGCGCCAGTCGGGCTATCTCACCTATGCGATCGGCAAATGGGACCATCTGCCGCAAGCCGATGCGTCTGCCGTCGGACCCTTCACCTATTGGCCGAGCGGTCAGGGGTTCGATCGCTATTATGGCTTCCTCGCCTTCGACGCCGACAATTTCGACCCGACGCTTTGGTCGGACCATGATCCGGTCGCGCTGTCGCCGCGCGCCGATTATCATCTCAGCGCCGACATGGCCGACAGGGCAATCGGCTGGATCGGCGCGCGCGATGCCACCGATCCGAAGCGGCCGTTCATGATGTATTGGGCGACCGGCGCGGTCCACGCCCCGCATCACGCGCCGCAGCGCTGGCTCGACCATTATAAGGGCCGCTTCGACGCGGGCTGGGATGTCGCAGCGCAGCAGGTCCTCGACCGGCAGAAGGCGCTCGGCCTCGTCCCCGCCGACATGGCGCTGCCGCCGCTGCCCGCCGGGGTAAAACATTGGGCCGAGCTCAGCCGCGACGAGCAGCGCATGTTCGCGCGCCAGATGGAGGCCTTCGCGGCGCAACTCAGCCACGCCGACGAACAGTTCGGCCGCATCCTCGATGCGCTCGAAGCGCGCGGCGAACTCGACAACACGGTCGTCCTGATCACCGCCGACAATGGCGCCAGCGCCGAGGGCGCACCGCAAGGCACCTTCAGCGAACATTATTTCGCCAACGCCTATTTCGCGACGCTCGCCGAAAATCTGCGCCACTATGACGATTGGGGCGGTCCCTCGACCTATCCGCATTACGCCAATGGCTGGGCGGTCGCGGGCAACACGCCGTTCCGCTATTACAAGCAGACGGCCTATGAGGGCGGCACCCGCGTCCCGCTGATCGTCTCGTGGCCGGGCGGCATCGCCGCCCGCGGCGAGCTGCGCGGGCAATATCAGCATGTCACCGACATCACGCCGACGATCCTCGACGCCGCAGGCATCGCCCCCGCCGTGATGGTCAACGGCCAGCGCCAGATGGCGTTCGACGGCGTCAGCATGAAATACAGCTTCGCGGCCCCCGCCGCGCCGACGCGGCATGCCACGCAATATTACGAGATGTACGGCAACCGCGCGATCTATGCGAACGGCTGGAAAGCCGTCGTCCCGCACCGGCTCGACGTGTGGGATTTCATGAACAAGCCGACGTTTAGCGACGACAAGTGGGAACTCTATAACGTCGCGGCCGATCCCGGCGAACAGCGCAACGTCGCTGCCGCGAACCCACGCAAGCTTGCCGAAATGAAGGCGTTGTTCGATCGCGAGGCAAAGGCGAACAACGTCTATCCGCTGACCAACACCAGCGACGCGTGGGGCTATGTCCGCAAGATCATGGCGGCCGATATGGCGCGCCGCGGCTATCTGTGGACCTACACCGGCGCCACCGCACGCATCCCCGAAGCACTTGCGCCGCCCGTCCCGTCGACCAGCTTCACGATCGAGGCGGCGCTCGATCTCGATGCTGACGCCAATGGCACCATCGCCGCGATCGGTGGCCGTCACGGCGGCTTCGCACTCCATGTGCGCAAGGGCCGTCCGGTCTTCACCTATCGCAGCCTCGACATGAAGCTGAGCGAGGTCGCCGCCGACCGCGTGCTTCGCCGCGGTGCCGCCAATCTGCTGCTCCGCTTCGAGCGGCGCGGCGAAAGCGAGGCGCTGGTCCACATCCTCGCCGACGGCGCCGAAGTCGCGAGCGGCACGATCAAAGGCGCCCTGCCCCGCCTGTCCTTCTCACCGACCGAGACCTTCGACCTGGGACAGGACAGCGGCTCGGGCCCGCTCGAGGGCGGCAGGACCGCGGGCGCGCTCGATGGCCGCATCCGTACCGTCAATATCCGGATCACCCCGCCAAGGGCGCAGTGA